The Primulina eburnea isolate SZY01 chromosome 18, ASM2296580v1, whole genome shotgun sequence genome segment GCTGATCCACATCGCAATTTTAATCTTGATTTTTTCCTAGCACTTTTCTGTAGTTTCTTCATTATCATTAAAAATTCTTCGATTTCTTTCCAACCATACTATCCAACATTTGCAATGATTCACAACTTGCCAAAAAATTCTTCCCCTTAGCTGTCCTAAATCCATAGAGAATAAATCCTTCGTTGACTTAGGCATCACCGAAACCCATTGAAGCTCTTGCAAAGCTCTAGCCCACAATGCGGTCGTGAATAGACAATGGATGAGCATATGATCCTGAGTCTCTGTTTTATTTCTACACAGCACACTCCAATTTGGGCACAAAGCAATTGTGGAGCATCTTTTTTGCatcatttcagtttattttctcttgtaCCACGGGCGGATGCATATTGAGTGGTACACAACAGAAAAGAATTTAAGAAACCCGAAAAAATATCTGGAAAGACGATTTTTGAACATCATGAAACAAGAAAAAAGTTAACACTGAAAAGAACAGCAGTTAATTTGAATATTTTAGGTCAAAACCTTGATggtaaataaatttcaaataggGATCCTAGTGCAGTTCGACAAAATTTTCCAAAGTTAAGCAACCAGTTCAATTTCGATGGAAAAGTTAACCAAATGTCAAAAAGACATAACATCTGAGACTGGCAAGGTCACCCCAAACAAAACTAAGTACAGGCATATCATTGTATCACATACAAGTTCaaattgaaagaaaaatgaGCCAAAAGCAATACATATAAGAacagaaaaaaaattcaaaaaaatctaGAGCTCACGGTATGAAATCTTCCAGCAGATCTCTGGATAGAGCAGCAATCaacctaaaataataaaatggcTCTATcaatattatttcaaaataacTCAGTGATTAAAGAATCTAATATTGCATAAACATAATCAAGATACAATTTATAAGCCACCAGAAGCTGTTTTTAGAAGCAGCCAAATAAAGCAACGGAATGTCAACAAAGAAACAACTGTGCGACCTTAGATTTAGAAAACTGCAGAGATCATATGTGCATTACAATTTGAAAAATAGCAAGGTGCAAAACAATTTAATGCAAAAATAATAATCTATAACTAGTTAAAGTTCAGCTATCCATTATCCAAATTCCAAATTTAGGATGAGCTATCAAAATCACAACTTACAGTTATGACAAAGTCCACAAGTAAAGCCCAACCAGAGATTTCTTGTAATTTTGTCCAGTAAAATGAAATCTTAAGCTGTTACATGAATTGAAGTACTCAACAAGAAAACCAGAAATTTGCACTGTGGTTCACTGGTCCAGATGCAGGACACATATGCTTCATCACATTGATGGAAAACTCAAATGCGGATACAAATATGCAGTCACAGTAACCATGTAAAGGATGAGCTAATTAAGCATCCTCATGCCATCCAGTAATAGTAATTAGTAACAATATAAATTGGCTAGAAAAGAAAATACCGCAGTATTGGTTCAAGCGAGAGCCTTCCTTTCAGTTGCAATCTAGAAAGAAGACTTGTGATTATCAGTTCCTTGTGCAAGATAATTTGTGGTAGCGTTTGTACCAAGGGCAACATTTCCTCATaaaatgatataaaatcttCAGCAGTGTTCAGTTCCTGCATGATACACAGAAGTTCCGCACATGAAAAAACTAGTGAGCTCAAAATGAAGATATTTGCATGTGTAGCTGAGTGGATATAACTTATGAATAAATGGGTATTAGAGTTCGGATAATACACAAGTACTATGATACATGGAAGAaacaattatttcaaatttgcGGATTCAACGTTTATCTAGGCATTCTGGCTAATCGTATCCTAAGATCCAAATGCGCATACATATTTCATTTACAAGTATAGTATCTATTAATCAAACATACATCAAACAAATCGGGAGTTGGAATGAGATGAAACCCTCAGTTGGTCCAAGTACAAATCAAAACATGAGAAGAACCGGACCATTCTCAGAAACAGCTAAAGAAGAATACGGAAGCAGAAGAGGAGCATCCAGAAATTTATACCAGAGACAAAATGAAATTTAGAAACACACTTCCACAAAAACATTCGCAATAAAGATGCAGAATTACATACCCGGTACTCCACGAGGCAGTCAAGGAAAAACGACGAACCTACAGAGGGTTCAGCTTTTAACGGGTCTAGACTTCTGTAAACATCTATATCGATTTGTTCTATTCTTTCCAAAAAAGTCTTGAACTGCAGcccaaaaacaagaaaaaaaaagtgTTCAATACTCCCGCACACAGTTGTGAACGCTCGCAAGAACGCGAGAGTGACGAAATTCCAAACTCTCTGAAAATCACCACTTCTGCACAAAAACAAACAAGAATATGCGAATACGTGCTTACAACAAATCGGCGGCGACCACTGGAATTGTTGAGAGATTTTACAGCCAATGCGTGTGAAGGTGTGGCCATCTTAGCGTCGTCCGGAAGAGCCCAGGCTTTAAGAATTTGATAtggtatataaaaaaaatgtaaaacaaACCGGTTCTCGGCGGCGCTGATATCACTTGGTTTCTGTTGTTTTAAAACGTTTTCCGGCGACCCCGTCGGCGGTGGCTAATCAAATTGCTTCACTCGGCACCGCCATATTCAGGGTTTAGGGCGAGGGGGTTTTGGTTGGTTGGGTGCTTTTGGGTcttcttaaaaaataaattaaattagtatatatatatatatcaaaaaaaGGCCCCCGAAACATAAAGGCCCGTGAAAAGCCCAATCGTAGGCCTTATTTATTTCTTAGAATTGAGGCCTAGTTCTTAATTAAAGCCCGTGCAATTTTATTACTGAAGGCCTGGCCTGTAAAATACCAAAGTTTTCCTTAATTTTTCGAACACAAACAAATTACTAGAGATAGgctcacgagtcaattttgtaagatgaatattttatttgagtcactaatgaaaaattattattttttatgtcaatattattaatttttattttaaatacgaGCATAGATGATTAGTTACGTGAATAAAAACCTacaagaccgtctcacaagagacatattcTTCTGAATATGCAACAGCAATCCAAGATTGCATACCCAGACGGAAACTAAGTTCCCACTCACGAACCATGTAAAAAGCTACACCAAGTAAGAAGTGTAGAACGATTAGTTCACAAGGATTGGTTCGAAGAACGTCTCGAGATTCAGGCGATTGCGGATGATATAACTAGTAATCATGTTCCTCCTTATATCAATATAATTTATTGTTTTCCAACTTGTGTCGTTAAAATTCTccaaaaaagattcaaaataggtttaaatttttaaaaaaatatatataacaacCGTAATAATTTCAAGCGCTCGGTAAACAATATCATTTAGAATTCTGAAAACTTCTAGATCTTGAAATTTAACCTTTTGGAATCACTGGTGTGTTTGGTTGGGTAGATTAAATaaagatagattaatagtccaatatttatcgttaaaattttaagatgttttaataatcattttgacctgGTTTAAGATCcgattttattaatcaaatagttatccataaaattggatcttaaaccgggtcaaaatgattattaaaacaacttaaaattttaacgataaatattagactattaatctatccttatttaatcaactcaaccaaacacaccctgaTTATATTTGGATGGATGAatttaaattcataattttttgttaataattaaaaaataaatacgaTTGTCACGCATAAGTCGTTCATGTCTGAACTTTCAACGAACACTTGCCAAACACATGCAAAGTTGTGGGAAAGGTTAAATTAGGGTTTATTTGGGTTTCTAATGTTGAGGGACCACCATGGCTGATTCATCATCAACCTCCGAAAACCCCCCAATTGAGGAACTAGAGTTAGGGCTTTTGATCCCTGGTACAGACCCGTCGGATTCGGTTGCCTCCCATTTCATGGATGTTGAGGTTCAGCGTTCTGATTCGCCGAAAATTGCCTCTGATGGAGGCAGTGATCCCCCAACGAAGGAGGGCTTGGTGGAAGTGGTGGACGATGCTGATAGCGATGCGGAGGCCCGGTTACTTGATTCCATTGAAAGGCAGGTGCGTCAGCTGATGATCCAGCAGGCTGAAATGGAGGCGGGCCGTGAGCAAATGCAACACGTTGGAGGCTGGGAGGAGAATGACTGGAAAATAGAGGAGAGGGAATATGTTCACGAAGAAAAGGATGAACAGGAGGAGGAGATGTCTGGGGACGAAAATGAGGACGAAGAGGGTGATGAGGAGAATGCTGATGTATATGTACCCGGAGCGGGTCCGTTGATGGCAGCGAGATATAATAATCTCATCGGTGCTCGGAGGAAGGTTACCTATCCGATTAGACCTGATGCAGAGGATTGTGCGTATTACATGAAATACTTTTCCTGTAAGTTTGGGTCGAACTGCAAGTTTAATCACCCTCCGAGGAGAAGGAATCAGGTCAGTTATCTTATTGAATGTCTGTTATTGTGTTGGGAAGCGATGAAATACGTGGATCTTGGAGTTGTTTTATCAGATTTTTGTTGATGGTTGGTGCATTTTTAAGAGTTTCGGGTCATTGCAATCTACTTGGAAGCACTTGATTATTTTTTTCTAGAGAATGGCATATGATGGAACAGTTGTTCGGAAGAACTTGTTCATTGTAGAAAATTGTTGTATGGTATGGATACGTTCATCAGTACTTTGCATCTGTAGTGTTGTTCTTATCTGGGTTGTATATAAATAGCTGGTGAATGGTAGCCCAATAACAACTTCAGCTATTGTCTATTGAAAGTGATCTCATGATCTCtttgatttttattataattgtaaTGTTTCTCTTACTCACCCTTTTGTCTCATGATATCGGGCATGACCGCATAGCTACTTATGTCTTTTGAGTTTGAGAGGGTTGGAGTTTTGTTAGTTATTTGTGAATTTGGCTAAAAAAATTTTTATATAAGAAACAAGAATTTGGCTGATCTTATGGAGAAAATCATAGTGTGAATATATTAGGTACCTGTAAATTTGTAATGATATGCATGCTGCAGTAGCATGTCCCTTTTTTTCTGTTGAAAATTTCTTTATAATGTCAAAACTTGGTTAGTAGTGTGAAGATTGGATTCTAGTGTACTCGTTTATGCATAGCGTGTGTTAACTTCAAATTCTTCTCACTCTAAAGTAGGGTTTTTCACTGAGAAAGAAAGCTAAATATCATTGCTAAGTTTTAGACAGGTTTTGTCCCAGCTTCATTATTCCGCTTTTGCCTGTGTCAAAAACTTCGAAGTATTGGTGGTTATTACTTTCATTCCGtaattttttttcctcttaATGAATTTGATAATGCAGGGAATTAAAGAGAGAGTGAAGACCAGGGAAGAAAATTCTGAGAGGGAAGGACAGATAGAATGCAAGGTTTActatcgttgatagatttttTCCTGACCGTAGAGCAATCTTATttcttcaaatattattaacgTCTGTCTAAGGCAAAAGCTTACTTTAATTCTTTGCAGTATTACCTTTCTGAAGGAGGATGCAAATATGGAAAAGACTGCAAATATGTTCATGGCACAGACCGAACCTCCATGTCCCATACTCCCGAGTTAAACTTTTTAGGTCTGCCGATTCGACTGGTATAGCTCTCTCGTTCTCATAGTTTGAAACTTATGTTTTTGTAAAGAATGTGCTGATCATCTTTCCACCTATCCAGGCTTTGGGTTAATTTAGATTTTTAGATGTTCTTCATTGAAATTGAAGAAACAACCTAGTTAGTTTTGATTGGCTAAAGCATTTCTCCCTGACACTTAGAAATGGGAACAGGAGAATTTTAGCAATGTATTTTTATGGAATCGGACAGATGGTACAGATAATCCGCATATTAAAATAGCACCTAGTTTGATCTTATACAAGTGACAATTCAATTTGTATCTATCTTTGGCGTGTccaaaaaataatgtttttttctTCTCATGCAGGGAGAAAAGGAGTGTCCATACTACTTGCGCACTGGGTCCTGTAAATATGGGTCAAATTGCAGGTTTCATCATCCAGAACCTACAACTGTGACAGTAGGTGACTCACCTTCAGGATTTAGCAATGGTGGATCTCTTCCATCACAGCATGTTTCCGCATCTTCTGTCTCCTCATGGTCTTCTCCAAGGACATACAATGAGGCCTCTTCATTTCTGCCTTATCCTCCGATCCACCAAGGTGCCCCTACTCCAAATTCTGAATGGAATGGGTATCAggtaatgtattactttttGAGTAGTCACATCTTTGCATGGACCGTTATTTTCTTTGTTCTTCTTTTGTTATATTTAGGTCTATTATTCATGCAAAAGATGTTTTAGAGATGAATCAAAATTTCAAtgtgtaattattttttttctagGCATGATATTTGGGTTCTCACTCTAGCTTTCTTTTGGACAGTTGGTGTTAATGGATAGCTTTCTTCTATCtatatgtttgattgatttttaaaattgcaGCATTTTTCTCTAACATTGAATAATATTCAGAATATTATGGATGGTTGTCGCTTTCCCATTACTTTTTATGCACCTGCAGAAGCATTTTCTTAGATCTGAATTTGCATAGATTCCGAATCAATCCTATCATGTCCTGATTTTGATTGACATGTGGTTGGGgataatatattttctttagTATTTGTGTTTTTCCCTTTGCCCCTCCTCATCTCTCTTTTCTTTTTTGAGTTCTCAGAGGGAATGCccgcttttttttaaaatcatttactAAAGGTTGTTTGTAAGAATATTGAGGAAGACGAGGGTGTTTCCGATCTATGCAGGGATTGGAAATTAATATGTTCTTGAGCTTTGTGTTTTGTGCGTTTAAATAGGTTCATTATAAAATTTTAGTGTGAGATTGTAGCGGATTACTCATCCGCACATATGATGTAAATTAttccttaattaataaaatttgtttcttatcaaaaaaaaaaaaagtctaCAATGAACTCTTCGTGCCACTTTCAGATGAATTCTTAGTCAAAGCAAACGTTCACCTCGTTTTTTTCTGTATATTGTCATAATGATGTTGCTTGACTAACTACAAAGTGTGGTGCTATGTTTCCCCAATATGGTAGTTGTATGATGGAGATTCAATCATCATTCAAAGATGACATTTTAATATGTATAATGCTTACTATTCCGGTTCATATTGACGTTGTTCCCCTGGCTAACTAGCcatcatataaaaaaaattggtatCAAAATCGACTGTGTCACTATAAGATAGATGCTCAATGTTTCTTATCCGttcctttttttatttttaattatttgaggcTTCTGCCTACCCAACATCTGAGAGGAGCCTACCTACACCTCCAGCTTTTGTCATAAATAACCTGCCGACTGAGATAAACTTCCCCATGCAACGACAACATGATTTCATAGTTGATGAATATCCAGAACGACCTGGTGAACCGGAATGTAGTTACTTCTTGAAAACTGGAGACTGCAAATACAAGTCTAGTTGCAAATATCACCACCCGAAGAATCGTACATCAAAAGCAAAGGCAAACCCATACGTTCTCAATGATAAAGGCCTGCCCCTTAGACCTGTAAGTTTGAATTTTCATAGTTTATTGTGTGCCTGCTGCTTTTAAGATGTTTGCAAGCTTTTCTTTCACAATCtgttgaattattttctttatatGTATTGGACTTGTAGACCCAAGGTTGAAGAATAAAATTACTGACCAGATACTATGTGTCAGATGTTTTATAACAATGTTATCAATAATGCAGGATCAGCCCATATGCACGCACTATCATCGGTATGGTATCTGTAAGTACGGACCAGCTTGTAGATACGATCATCCATTGAACCCTGGAATGTTTCCGCCTCCTTTTGATCAGAAACCTTTTGGTGACTTTAGAAATGTGGGTGGAGCTGCAAAGTTTAGGCAAGGAAATGAAAGCAGATCTTAAGCGTAGCCACCTAATATTAGCATAAGAAATGTTCTGAAGTTTACTGGTACAGTCATCAGCATTTATACTTCTGAACTTTGTTATAGAGCTGAACTAAAACTTCTAGACTTAgacataatatttattttagttttgtGTTAATGAAAGCGCAAGCGGGTATTTCAGCGATTCTTTGGCCATTCTTTTCCTTCTATTTTGTCTACTTCTTCAAGTTGCCGCCCTTTTCTTGTCATCTTTCCGATGTGCTGTAAAATTCTCCGGTAAGGAGCAACTGCAGTGCACCATATACTTTGATATAGGTAGATCCCCGAGACTCCGGTGGCGGATCTTTATAAGTTACTAGTGTTCCGTATTCGAACACGAAtagttttcatttttttttattttgatcaaTGAAATGATTAAATTCCACCTATTTTGATCAATGATGGGTGTTAGATATGCAGTGTGGGTAGTTTCCTGTTGTTGTTGGTTTCGCATTAACGGTTAAGAAATTAATGTTATTAGGCATTTGCCTTGTTCATGATATTTATGAAAGCACCCTTAGAGCAAGTCTTGTGATACAAATAGAGCAACTTTAATGTGactttttaatatattaaatatgaaTGTCACATTTTCGTCTGTCTCAATTATATATTACATTTAgtattattttatcaattcttttatcaatattttcttcgttttaaatatattaattatttccaacatttttccatattaaaatgtgagcaggtctcttgtgagacggtctcacgaatctttatctgtgagacagtctcacgaatctttatctgtgagacgagccaatcctatcgatattcacaataaaaagtattattcttaacataaaaaataatatattttcatatatgacccaaataagatattcgtcttacaaaatacgactcgtaagaccgtctcacacgaatttttgtctatatatatatatatatatatattcattttcATGAATTATGTgctttcataaatattttacgGTGTAGCTATCAATGAGCCGGTATAACTACACAGTCAATGCAGGtacataataatataatatcgaTCAATAATATGAAAACTAATTGTAAGTTTGTAACTTCCATCATTATTATTTCTACTCTTTTTTATagtaatttattaaaattattattactttTCAAAGTATAAATTATTTTGCATTACAAATCAATTATTAAcaataaatcattaaaaaagGCTAAATAAACAATTTGTTATCCACTCGCACATTGCATGAATGGTTGGTTAATCCCACGCCTCGCTCCAAATATCATGTTTCAAACAATATACAAATATTCTAAGGATAAATTAGAATTCAACCTTGAAAACAACCAGATAAGCCTTTTTTATTCATGTAAAATAAATGATTCAAATGTCAATGACTGGAAGATCATCTGCTATCAAGATTTCAAGTTTATACGAGGTCTCGATCCAATTGTAACAAAAATTCACATCTACCTACTCACCGTCCTCACATACATGCTTACCAATGAAGTGACACGCATACGTTAGATGTGATGAATAATATCTAAATTTTATATCTAATATATGAGTGTTACCTCATTGATGAATACAATGTAGGGAGAGTCTATGCTCCTCCTGGAGCTTTACTCCCCCTCCCCATAAATTGACATGTGtcctttttattaaaaaaaaaaaaaactcatttgcactttttttttctctttttcttctTTCCTCTCTCATTCTCTTTTTTCGTTTTTCCCTTACTTAATCTTGATTTGTCATTTTTCTAAGACTCatttcattattatttattttattttattagtaTTTCATACTTGTAACCATAATATCCCTAATATTGATCCCAAAAAAAACATCAtaataaactttaaaaattacAAGGAATTTATATTTAtcagaaaaaaaattctaactcatcataaattttatgagtggcaaaaacttgtgtgagacggtctcacgggtcatatttgtgagacggatctcttatttggatcatccatgaaaaagtattactttttatgttaaaagtactattttttattgtgaaaatggatagggttgacccgtctcacggattatgatccgtgagacggtctcatatgagactcactctttatgAGTTATAACCATCCACAAAAAATGGTCATCGtttctttcaaattttataatttgtttattaaaattcataattttaaaatcaggtattttaaaattaatagtgATAATATATTTGTATTCATTAATACTACACAAAAATGCAAATGTATTTAATTTCAattctatttaattttttgagCGAAAATTTATGTAAGTttttgtgtttatatatattttacttttatttttaaaacaaaatttaatttatttaaaacattCTTATTTGGAACAAAAACTAATTTTTGAGTCCAtcagaaaaataattaattatgtgaggTTCAAAACTACTCTAActccaaaaaagaaaaaaactataactcctaaaatatttttactaatTTTAAACTTATCCTCTTATTTTAAaggagtaaaaattaatattaatttttaaaattattgaaaacaattcataattcataattttattttatttctttaaaatatatctTTTTAGTAATAATTGTTTCCAATTTAGtttagataattaaaaataaaaatatatgaagaattttttggaatatttaaattttagcaTTTAGATttcgaaaattttaattaatatatggtCAAAGAATGATAACAAAAATATGATTAGAAGTAAGAGTGAATAATAAATTtagattcttaaaaaaaacaaaattaaaaaaggaggaaaaaatgagaaaaaaataaaaaaatcaggtgaaaaagataaataagaaagaaaatataaaaagaaaaaaaaatgtaacATAATGAGACACGTGTCTGTTGTTATGAGGAGAGAGAGTAAAACTCCAGGAGTAGCATAGACTCTCCCCCTACAATGTAGGTGTGCAGtatatcataaccgatatattaaataaaaatgctGTGAAATTATATAAccattatatttaaattatagtAAACTCAACACGTGTAATTAATAAATTAGTCCAACAATTGCATCGTGTTGGCAGTTGAATATTTATAGTATAATAATTATATGTATGTCTGCCAACGACTCTGGTGAATTTAATTTGCCATCACCATTTAATTCATGACCAACAAATTTTGGATCCAGCCTATAACGTTGTCAAATAATTTTACACGACCTAGTAATCTTACATTTGccaaaaaaaaatactaattaTAATACTAAGgagattaattatatttaaattgtgAAAAATAGGTTTAACTATATTTGGaccataaaataataatacatgTGGTTCcactaaataaaaataaaatggctCGAAAAATCTATGTCGAATTTTGATAAaagtatgtcttttgtgagacagtttcacgaatctttatctgtgagatgtgtcaaccttactgatattcacaataaaaagtaatactcttagcatgaaaattaatattttttcatggattacccaaataagatatccattttacaaaatacgactcgttagaccgtctcacacaagttgtTGTAGATAAATACATTATATTTTTCCGAAATAATTTCGAATGGTTGAGAAATTAATGACAACATAAACCATTTGAACTTTTCATTCAAAGTGAAAAACCACCATATCATGTCAGATAaacaaaattattaaatatttttatatagttTTTCAAGATAAAAACATAAGAAATGATTATAAGTTAATTCCCAATGAAGATGCAGCCAAATTGTTCAACTAAAAAGTTATGTAACATTAACAAATTGTGATTTAAAAACATGGATGAAATTATATCCTAAATAAATGtggtaaaattttaattttttttccaattaaaaaaaccaaatataaaatatagggAGAATTGCATTTTTAGTAGTATATTTGATCTTTTTGTCGTATTTGTTGTTTGTgttatcaaatttcagttttatttcaatatatttcaatttttgacAAAATTAGGCATTTTTCAATTTGTGTGGATGTGACGCTACATACTTCGGCGTCACATCGACTGACGTCACATCAACGTCACATGAGGAGAGATAactaaaaatactaaaaaaacaaatatagtgaactaaaactaaaatttaacGATATAgaatatcaaaattaaaaacagATAAAAATATAAGATCAAAAATACAATATTCCGCATTTATATAAACCTCACCCAAACTCCCAAACTACTAACCCAAGGAAAAATGGCCCTTTCTTTCACATTTTCACATCCAAAAGCCACTTTTCTCACCACCACA includes the following:
- the LOC140819620 gene encoding zinc finger CCCH domain-containing protein 67, producing the protein MADSSSTSENPPIEELELGLLIPGTDPSDSVASHFMDVEVQRSDSPKIASDGGSDPPTKEGLVEVVDDADSDAEARLLDSIERQVRQLMIQQAEMEAGREQMQHVGGWEENDWKIEEREYVHEEKDEQEEEMSGDENEDEEGDEENADVYVPGAGPLMAARYNNLIGARRKVTYPIRPDAEDCAYYMKYFSCKFGSNCKFNHPPRRRNQGIKERVKTREENSEREGQIECKYYLSEGGCKYGKDCKYVHGTDRTSMSHTPELNFLGLPIRLGEKECPYYLRTGSCKYGSNCRFHHPEPTTVTVGDSPSGFSNGGSLPSQHVSASSVSSWSSPRTYNEASSFLPYPPIHQGAPTPNSEWNGYQASAYPTSERSLPTPPAFVINNLPTEINFPMQRQHDFIVDEYPERPGEPECSYFLKTGDCKYKSSCKYHHPKNRTSKAKANPYVLNDKGLPLRPDQPICTHYHRYGICKYGPACRYDHPLNPGMFPPPFDQKPFGDFRNVGGAAKFRQGNESRS